The following coding sequences are from one Treponema parvum window:
- a CDS encoding carbohydrate ABC transporter permease: protein MASAVSKTSKIVVNRNRKMAFLFLLPNIIGFAVFTLIPVVSSIVLSLMKWNGRSAAKFVGLKNFITIFTSSDFLIALRNTVVYTVGTVPFIIAFALIIAFLLENDFKGAAAVRAMFFFPHISSIVAISVVWQLVYAKSGVLNNFLTHLGLTDPPAWLSDKNWALPAIMLMIIWKGIGYYMIIYLAGLRNIDKALYEAATIDGCNSFRRFWHITIPSLKPITFYISVMCIINSFQVFTPIYIMTKGGPGRATTVMVLQIYQDAFVNYEFGVASAEAMVLFACILIVTLIQFRGQRDD from the coding sequence ATGGCGTCCGCCGTTTCAAAAACGAGCAAGATCGTAGTTAACCGTAACAGAAAAATGGCTTTTTTATTTTTACTGCCTAATATAATAGGTTTTGCAGTTTTTACGCTGATCCCTGTCGTGAGCTCGATTGTATTAAGTTTGATGAAGTGGAACGGGCGCAGCGCTGCAAAATTTGTAGGTTTAAAAAATTTTATAACAATATTTACTTCTTCCGACTTTCTCATAGCTTTGAGGAATACAGTAGTTTATACGGTCGGAACGGTTCCTTTTATAATCGCGTTTGCGCTTATTATCGCCTTTCTTTTGGAAAATGATTTTAAAGGGGCTGCGGCTGTCCGCGCCATGTTTTTCTTTCCGCATATTTCATCCATAGTAGCAATTTCGGTTGTATGGCAATTGGTTTACGCCAAGAGCGGGGTATTAAATAATTTTTTGACACATTTGGGGCTTACGGATCCTCCCGCCTGGCTTTCGGATAAAAACTGGGCGCTTCCCGCCATAATGCTCATGATCATATGGAAGGGCATAGGATACTACATGATCATCTATCTGGCGGGGCTTCGGAACATTGACAAAGCATTGTACGAGGCCGCCACCATAGACGGCTGCAACTCGTTCAGGCGATTCTGGCATATTACCATTCCCTCCTTAAAACCCATAACCTTTTATATTTCGGTCATGTGCATTATAAATTCGTTCCAAGTGTTTACGCCCATATACATAATGACAAAGGGAGGTCCGGGCAGAGCGACTACGGTTATGGTCTTGCAAATTTATCAGGACGCGTTTGTCAATTATGAATTCGGCGTCGCTTCGGCCGAAGCGATGGTCTTATTTGCTTGTATACTTATTGTCACTCTGATCCAGTTCAGAGGACAAAGAGACGATTGA
- a CDS encoding ABC transporter substrate-binding protein, producing MKKNLLSVLALFFAFSLLFAGGAKDEGAAQGVTTVRIALWDYDVAGSVYPALFAEFEKANPDIKIEVVNAPANDYETKLTTMLASGDSIDVFFAKSNTSYPTVVEMDFAKDLNPLIKKYNYDVKPYGTVLKQHYEINGGLYALPFRTNDWVLYYNKAMFDKAGLPYPTNDMTWEKFFETGKKLSHGDEYGSAFYPKPGFIVPVLIGAVDGFDISVSDFNLLVPAAKKVKAAMDEGAWEKFAESVSLSKDQTFFFHGKWGMFYDGSWFTQMLEARKDLGFKYGIVKSPYWAGTAKKGFATSTPVLMSSTTKKESAAWRLITGICGAEGAKMVAKSMLVPGYMSGDIMNTFKESAKLDESSMKALTNNVSYGLGAASVNLAKLSAAFNQELESFLTNNQSAEKMAENLNKRRVEILKK from the coding sequence ATGAAAAAAAATCTGTTGAGTGTTTTGGCACTTTTTTTTGCGTTTTCATTGCTTTTTGCCGGAGGAGCAAAAGACGAAGGGGCTGCACAAGGCGTAACGACTGTGCGTATCGCTTTGTGGGACTATGACGTTGCCGGTTCGGTATATCCGGCTTTGTTTGCGGAATTTGAAAAAGCCAATCCCGACATAAAAATTGAAGTCGTAAACGCACCTGCAAACGATTACGAAACAAAACTTACCACAATGCTCGCTTCAGGCGACAGCATTGACGTTTTTTTTGCAAAGTCTAACACTTCGTATCCTACCGTAGTTGAAATGGATTTTGCAAAGGACTTGAATCCTCTAATAAAAAAATACAATTATGACGTTAAACCCTACGGAACCGTTCTCAAGCAGCATTATGAAATAAACGGCGGTTTGTACGCTCTGCCGTTCAGAACGAACGATTGGGTTTTGTACTACAATAAAGCTATGTTTGACAAAGCGGGACTTCCTTATCCTACAAACGATATGACATGGGAAAAATTCTTTGAGACTGGTAAAAAACTTTCGCACGGCGACGAGTACGGCTCTGCATTCTACCCCAAGCCCGGTTTTATTGTTCCCGTGTTGATCGGCGCTGTAGACGGGTTTGATATTTCCGTTTCGGATTTTAACCTGCTGGTTCCGGCTGCAAAAAAAGTTAAGGCAGCTATGGACGAAGGCGCTTGGGAAAAATTTGCGGAATCCGTATCTTTGTCTAAAGATCAGACCTTCTTTTTCCACGGCAAGTGGGGAATGTTTTACGACGGTTCGTGGTTTACGCAGATGCTTGAAGCAAGAAAAGATCTCGGCTTTAAGTACGGCATTGTGAAATCTCCGTATTGGGCGGGGACGGCTAAAAAAGGATTTGCAACTTCGACGCCCGTTCTTATGAGCTCTACTACTAAAAAAGAATCTGCCGCTTGGCGCCTCATAACGGGTATTTGCGGCGCCGAAGGAGCAAAGATGGTTGCAAAGTCAATGCTTGTGCCCGGATATATGAGCGGCGATATTATGAACACGTTTAAAGAAAGCGCAAAGCTGGATGAAAGTTCGATGAAGGCTCTTACAAACAATGTTTCTTACGGGCTTGGAGCCGCAAGTGTAAATTTGGCAAAACTTTCGGCGGCGTTCAATCAGGAACTCGAATCGTTCCTTACGAACAATCAAAGCGCCGAAAAGATGGCCGAAAATCTTAATAAACGGCGTGTGGAAATTTTGAAAAAATAA